A genomic region of Leptospira stimsonii contains the following coding sequences:
- a CDS encoding RNA polymerase sigma factor, which yields MTDADSNSPGNKTQEAIRLIYGISKKDPRALEKFYDLFGNLIYSIIYKILMQKEESEEILQEVFTILWNKAEQFNSERSSPLTWVSTIARNAAISKVRSKDFKNRIRTSEYQEAQSPSASVQDIAFQEVFDSSLRIRIQEGIAKLSPEIAILLREAYWSGLSQSELAEKFQLPLGTVKSRIRTGLTQLRDELKGWNL from the coding sequence ATGACGGATGCCGATTCGAATTCTCCCGGAAATAAAACTCAAGAAGCGATTCGGCTTATTTACGGGATTTCGAAAAAAGATCCTCGAGCTCTCGAAAAATTCTACGATCTCTTCGGAAATCTCATCTATTCGATCATTTATAAAATTCTAATGCAGAAAGAGGAGAGTGAGGAAATTCTTCAGGAAGTATTCACGATTCTCTGGAACAAAGCGGAACAATTTAATTCAGAGCGTTCTTCTCCTCTGACTTGGGTTAGTACGATAGCGCGTAACGCGGCCATTTCGAAAGTCAGATCCAAGGATTTCAAAAATAGAATACGAACGTCTGAATATCAAGAAGCCCAATCGCCAAGTGCTTCCGTTCAGGACATCGCCTTTCAGGAAGTCTTCGATTCTTCTTTGAGAATTAGGATTCAAGAAGGGATTGCGAAGCTTTCTCCTGAGATTGCGATTCTTCTTCGAGAAGCGTATTGGAGCGGACTCAGCCAGAGTGAGCTTGCAGAAAAATTCCAGCTTCCTTTGGGGACCGTGAAGTCTCGAATTCGAACCGGTTTGACCCAACTTCGTGACGAACTCAAAGGCTGGAATCTTTAA
- a CDS encoding glycosyl hydrolase family 43 — MKIDDIKKIRWSLFSGNPILRGPKFSPLIADPSLLLSSESPDGKYYLFCHTLFGIHRYESGDGIHWDKGLLLFRHAMRPYIYKENDIFYLLYERYTAFQIVFSWFPFWKWDSRIEIRTSNDLKIWSEPKTILKPAFDWHQDPRYGKSVGNPCLIKIEDRYRLYYSASLSWIPDCGFCEPTHIGIAEADEIFGPYRSFPNPILSPDSSFRNLASGALKVLKVEDGFIGFENCIYQDAKGSSGSAIFLLFSSDGLEWNFLSSNPILAPSTGWMRSHVYALDVKFDPGSNRWLLYFNARNDWHWTKGEERIGLMYGDL, encoded by the coding sequence ATGAAAATCGACGATATTAAAAAGATCCGTTGGAGTTTATTTTCCGGAAATCCGATCTTAAGGGGTCCGAAATTTTCCCCTCTGATCGCGGATCCATCCCTTCTCCTTTCATCCGAATCCCCAGACGGAAAATATTATCTTTTCTGCCATACGCTTTTCGGAATCCACCGTTATGAATCGGGGGACGGAATCCATTGGGACAAAGGTCTGCTTCTTTTTCGACACGCAATGAGACCGTACATCTATAAGGAAAATGATATATTCTATTTATTGTATGAACGTTATACGGCATTTCAGATCGTTTTTTCCTGGTTTCCCTTCTGGAAATGGGATTCAAGAATCGAAATACGAACTTCAAACGACTTAAAAATCTGGTCGGAGCCGAAAACGATCCTAAAACCCGCATTCGACTGGCACCAAGATCCGCGTTATGGGAAATCGGTGGGAAATCCTTGCCTGATCAAAATCGAAGATCGATATCGACTCTACTATAGCGCGTCCTTGAGTTGGATTCCGGATTGCGGTTTTTGCGAACCGACCCATATCGGAATCGCGGAAGCGGACGAAATCTTCGGTCCTTATCGGAGTTTTCCGAATCCGATTCTTTCACCGGACAGTTCCTTTCGGAACTTGGCAAGCGGCGCTTTAAAAGTTCTCAAAGTCGAAGACGGATTTATCGGTTTTGAAAACTGCATCTATCAGGACGCAAAAGGTAGTTCCGGCTCTGCGATCTTTCTACTCTTTTCTTCCGATGGACTCGAATGGAATTTTCTTTCTTCAAATCCGATTCTTGCACCTTCGACTGGTTGGATGCGAAGTCACGTCTATGCCTTGGATGTTAAATTCGATCCCGGATCAAACCGATGGCTTCTTTATTTCAACGCAAGAAACGACTGGCATTGGACCAAAGGTGAAGAAAGAATCGGTTTGATGTATGGTGATCTCTGA
- a CDS encoding aminopeptidase, translating to MLGPKFSPGDFQNNRNSKYPLYLIKILILLFCVLSFQNCVGYLWHLGTGQLDILLKRRPIEEALKDPNTQEELKRKLQEVERFREFGIKELALEPAAGFKSFVQLEREELGWHVAACYPLKLKSYTWWFPIAGTVPYKGYFSLEKAREEEKELKEKGFDTRIRITAGYSTLGWFEDPIFSSQLDGKPYEVASLVFHEMAHATVYFPGDSVFNESYASFVEEEGTFRFLESLEGKEGPIKKEILLHKEESQKFKKLLVETAGKLQTIYASQAEDSEKLKAKERTLDEFKDVLFGLKEDYKTFSMEKLSKKNWNNEDFVGYLRYHSGSDFFRKEFAKADFNFSKFHERMRSLVHLSNEERKKYLQTSSQP from the coding sequence ATGTTAGGACCTAAATTCTCTCCTGGCGATTTTCAGAACAACCGGAATTCGAAATACCCATTGTATCTTATAAAAATCCTAATTCTTCTTTTCTGCGTCTTGAGTTTTCAAAACTGCGTGGGTTATCTCTGGCATTTGGGGACCGGACAACTCGATATTCTTCTCAAAAGAAGACCGATCGAAGAAGCACTCAAAGATCCGAACACGCAAGAAGAATTAAAACGAAAACTCCAAGAAGTCGAACGCTTTCGAGAATTCGGAATCAAAGAATTGGCCTTAGAACCAGCCGCGGGTTTTAAATCCTTCGTTCAACTCGAAAGAGAAGAATTGGGTTGGCACGTCGCGGCCTGTTATCCTCTCAAATTGAAATCTTATACTTGGTGGTTCCCAATCGCCGGAACCGTTCCTTACAAAGGTTATTTTAGTTTGGAAAAAGCCAGAGAGGAAGAAAAAGAACTCAAAGAAAAAGGTTTCGATACAAGAATTCGGATCACCGCAGGCTACTCCACCCTCGGCTGGTTCGAGGACCCGATCTTCTCCTCCCAGTTGGACGGTAAGCCTTACGAAGTGGCTTCTTTGGTGTTTCACGAGATGGCGCACGCGACCGTCTATTTTCCGGGAGACTCCGTCTTTAACGAGAGTTATGCGAGCTTCGTGGAAGAGGAAGGAACGTTTCGTTTTTTGGAATCCCTGGAAGGAAAGGAAGGACCGATCAAAAAGGAAATTCTTCTTCATAAGGAAGAATCGCAGAAGTTCAAAAAGCTCTTGGTAGAAACCGCTGGGAAACTCCAAACCATCTATGCTTCTCAAGCCGAAGATTCCGAAAAATTAAAAGCGAAGGAACGGACCCTCGACGAATTCAAGGACGTCCTTTTCGGTTTAAAAGAAGATTACAAAACGTTCTCCATGGAAAAACTCTCAAAGAAGAATTGGAACAACGAGGACTTCGTCGGTTATCTCCGTTACCATTCCGGTTCCGATTTTTTTCGGAAGGAATTTGCAAAGGCAGATTTTAACTTTTCCAAGTTTCACGAAAGGATGAGGTCCCTCGTCCATCTTTCCAACGAGGAAAGAAAGAAGTATCTGCAAACTTCCTCCCAACCATAG
- a CDS encoding pyridoxal phosphate-dependent aminotransferase has translation MRRNIVHSGADALIYEIRQIVAVAKKLEALGLQITYENIGDPIQKGETVPAWMKEIVSNLVLKDKSWAYTATQGYEPTRKFLAEKVNERGGAQITADDLLFFNGLGDAVAKIFGFMRREARVLGPSPAYSTISSAEAAHSGYEHLTYNLLPENNWMPDLEDIENKVRYNDSITGILLINPDNPTGAVYDKILMKKIVTICEKYDLMLICDETYAHVNYSDAGPLHLSEVIGDKVPGMALRSISKEFPWPGGRCGWLEIFNKDKDPVFSRYVKSLLDAKMLEVCSTTLPQMSIPEVYSHPEFVPHLKRRNEKFKKRARLATEAFAGLKGVKVVEPKGAFYLTVAFETGVLNSSMKLKVENQKAADFIQPLLAQAANDRRFVYYLLASTGICVVPLSAFCTQMDGFRVTLLEEDEEKFNWIYKTLREKIGEYIASA, from the coding sequence ATGAGAAGGAACATCGTTCACAGCGGAGCCGATGCTCTGATCTATGAAATCAGACAGATCGTAGCCGTCGCAAAAAAACTGGAGGCATTGGGTCTTCAGATCACTTATGAGAATATAGGAGATCCGATTCAGAAAGGGGAGACTGTACCCGCTTGGATGAAGGAGATCGTTTCCAATCTGGTTCTCAAAGACAAATCCTGGGCCTATACGGCCACGCAAGGTTACGAACCGACTCGAAAGTTCTTAGCCGAAAAAGTGAACGAAAGAGGCGGGGCCCAGATCACAGCGGACGACCTTTTATTCTTCAACGGTTTGGGAGACGCTGTCGCGAAGATCTTCGGATTTATGAGAAGGGAAGCGCGCGTTCTCGGACCAAGTCCTGCGTATTCGACGATCTCCTCCGCGGAAGCCGCGCACAGCGGATACGAACATCTCACATACAATCTTCTTCCTGAAAACAACTGGATGCCTGATTTGGAAGATATAGAAAACAAGGTTCGTTACAACGATTCGATCACCGGAATTCTTCTCATCAACCCGGACAATCCGACCGGCGCGGTCTATGATAAAATTCTAATGAAGAAAATCGTGACGATCTGTGAAAAATACGATCTCATGTTGATCTGCGACGAAACGTATGCCCACGTAAATTATTCCGACGCAGGACCGCTTCATCTTTCGGAGGTGATCGGAGATAAGGTTCCCGGAATGGCGCTTCGTTCCATTTCGAAGGAATTTCCTTGGCCGGGAGGACGTTGCGGATGGCTCGAGATCTTTAACAAGGATAAGGATCCGGTCTTTAGTCGTTACGTAAAATCGTTGTTAGACGCGAAGATGTTGGAGGTGTGTTCGACAACGCTTCCGCAGATGTCGATTCCGGAAGTTTATTCTCACCCTGAATTCGTTCCCCATCTCAAAAGACGGAACGAGAAGTTTAAAAAGAGAGCGCGTCTTGCGACCGAGGCTTTCGCAGGACTCAAAGGGGTCAAGGTCGTGGAGCCGAAAGGCGCGTTCTATCTTACCGTAGCATTTGAAACCGGTGTTCTGAATTCTTCCATGAAGTTAAAGGTGGAAAATCAGAAAGCGGCCGATTTTATTCAGCCGCTTCTTGCACAGGCCGCGAATGATCGACGATTCGTGTATTATCTTCTCGCATCCACCGGAATCTGCGTGGTTCCTTTGTCGGCGTTTTGCACTCAGATGGACGGGTTTCGAGTCACCTTACTCGAGGAAGACGAAGAAAAGTTCAACTGGATCTACAAGACGCTTCGAGAGAAGATCGGCGAGTATATCGCTTCCGCCTAA
- the murI gene encoding glutamate racemase yields MKEPLKIGLMDSGMGGLSVLKEILKYETELEVIYFGDLKNSPYGEKNASTILELTRDVCKRLIQEDVKAILLACNTATSAAAETLRKEFSIPIFGMEPAIKPAILQNPGKRVALLATPVTQKEEKLQKLKKDLKADDLLLPVSCPGLAGLVDRGDFIGAEEYLKPILKKLREEGVEIVVLGCTHYVFLKEILLKNIPELKLYDGNSGTIKHLLNSLGKKNPNLGSTEGEGIDYKLLLNSEENFHFELADRLLNSKSGV; encoded by the coding sequence TTGAAAGAGCCGCTCAAGATCGGGTTGATGGATTCCGGGATGGGCGGACTTTCCGTTCTCAAGGAAATTCTCAAATACGAAACCGAACTGGAAGTGATCTACTTTGGAGATTTGAAAAACAGTCCATACGGCGAAAAAAACGCCTCCACGATTTTAGAACTTACGAGAGACGTTTGCAAACGTCTGATCCAAGAGGACGTGAAAGCGATTCTTCTCGCTTGTAATACAGCCACTTCTGCGGCGGCAGAAACGTTGAGAAAGGAATTTTCCATACCGATCTTCGGAATGGAACCCGCGATCAAGCCCGCGATCTTACAAAACCCCGGAAAAAGGGTCGCACTTTTGGCGACTCCCGTTACTCAGAAAGAAGAAAAACTACAGAAACTCAAAAAAGATCTGAAAGCGGACGATCTTCTTCTTCCGGTTTCCTGTCCTGGGCTTGCTGGACTTGTGGATCGGGGGGACTTTATCGGTGCGGAGGAATATCTGAAACCGATTTTAAAGAAACTGAGGGAAGAAGGCGTTGAGATCGTGGTGCTTGGATGTACACATTATGTTTTTCTAAAGGAGATTCTTTTGAAGAACATTCCTGAACTCAAGTTGTATGATGGAAACTCGGGAACGATCAAACACCTTCTGAATTCTCTCGGAAAAAAGAATCCGAATTTAGGATCTACGGAAGGAGAGGGGATCGATTATAAACTTCTTCTCAATAGCGAAGAAAATTTTCATTTCGAATTGGCGGATCGACTTTTAAATTCAAAAAGCGGAGTTTGA
- a CDS encoding S1C family serine protease has product MELLRTLPRIVVINGILLAVLILILIFPKDCALSSLFSGKRPISPREQKSAIEIQNSFRNVYHLVKDSVVSIRTKKSESISNPYHYFDFRNERLASFGSGFFVHEKGYIVTNYHVIEGAESIEVITSNGGIHSAKYVGSHERADIALLKIREGSGLTPIVFGDSDQIEVGDWAIAIGSPFGLERSFSVGVVSAKYREDLDETGQTHIQTDSMINPGSSGGPLLNIYGEVIGINRLIRSETGRNSGIGFAIPSNYALKIIRMIEANQGRHIRPAILGVMATVPLPDHRTALGIPDSWTGVLVYDMDPQSSAELGGIKRYDFILEANGAPIKNINDLREQVGIVGLGGKIKLRIYRDKTMLELPVKLIQK; this is encoded by the coding sequence ATGGAACTATTACGAACACTTCCAAGGATCGTCGTTATAAACGGAATTCTTCTTGCCGTTCTCATTCTGATTCTGATTTTTCCGAAGGATTGCGCTCTGTCTTCTCTTTTCTCCGGCAAAAGACCGATCTCTCCCCGAGAACAGAAGTCCGCGATCGAGATTCAAAATTCGTTTCGAAACGTATATCATCTCGTGAAGGATTCGGTCGTTTCGATTCGGACCAAAAAGAGCGAATCGATTTCCAATCCTTATCACTACTTCGATTTTAGAAACGAAAGACTCGCTTCGTTCGGGAGCGGATTTTTCGTTCATGAGAAAGGATATATCGTTACCAACTATCACGTCATCGAAGGCGCGGAAAGTATCGAGGTGATCACTTCGAACGGAGGAATCCATTCCGCAAAATACGTGGGAAGTCACGAGAGAGCGGATATCGCGCTCTTAAAAATTCGGGAAGGTTCGGGACTGACTCCGATCGTTTTTGGCGATTCGGATCAGATCGAAGTCGGAGATTGGGCGATCGCGATCGGTTCCCCTTTCGGTCTCGAACGTTCTTTCAGCGTCGGGGTGGTATCCGCAAAATATCGGGAAGACTTGGATGAAACCGGACAGACTCATATCCAGACCGACAGCATGATCAATCCCGGGAGTAGCGGAGGCCCGCTCTTAAATATCTACGGAGAAGTCATCGGAATCAATCGTCTGATCCGAAGCGAGACTGGACGGAACTCCGGAATCGGATTTGCGATCCCGAGCAACTACGCGCTCAAGATCATACGAATGATCGAAGCCAATCAAGGAAGGCATATACGACCGGCGATCTTGGGAGTGATGGCGACGGTGCCACTTCCGGATCATAGAACGGCATTAGGAATTCCGGATTCCTGGACCGGGGTTTTGGTCTACGATATGGATCCACAGTCTTCGGCGGAATTGGGAGGAATCAAACGTTATGATTTTATTCTCGAGGCGAACGGAGCTCCGATCAAAAATATTAATGATCTGCGCGAACAGGTTGGAATAGTGGGACTTGGGGGCAAGATCAAGCTCCGAATCTACCGGGACAAAACGATGTTGGAACTCCCGGTAAAATTGATACAAAAATAA